In Pseudobacter ginsenosidimutans, the following are encoded in one genomic region:
- a CDS encoding deoxyhypusine synthase family protein → MSKGPISQFIQHHYRHFNAAALVDAAKGYETHLLEGGKMMVTLAGAMSTAELGVSLAEMIRQDKVQIISCTGANLEEDIMNLVAHSHYKRIPNYRDLTPEQEFELLEKGLNRVTDTCIPEEEAFRKIQQHIAKIWKDADAAGERYFPHEFMYKLLLSKVMEEGYEIDPKDSWMIAAAEKNLPIIVPGWEDSTMGNIFASYVIKNEVKATTMKSGIEYMVWLADWYRQNSGGKGVGFFQIGGGIAGDFPICVVPMMYQDLEWHDVPFWSYFCQISDSTTSYGSYSGAVPNEKITWGKLDIHTPKFIVESDATIVAPLIFAYLLGW, encoded by the coding sequence ATGAGTAAAGGACCTATCTCACAATTTATCCAGCATCATTACCGTCACTTCAATGCGGCGGCGCTGGTGGATGCTGCTAAAGGTTATGAAACCCATTTACTGGAAGGAGGAAAAATGATGGTGACGCTCGCCGGCGCCATGAGTACAGCAGAGCTGGGTGTTTCACTGGCCGAGATGATCCGTCAGGATAAAGTGCAGATCATTAGTTGCACAGGCGCCAACCTCGAAGAGGATATCATGAACCTCGTGGCGCACTCGCATTACAAACGCATTCCCAATTACCGTGATCTTACTCCCGAGCAGGAGTTCGAGCTCCTCGAAAAAGGATTGAATCGCGTTACTGATACCTGTATCCCTGAAGAAGAAGCATTCCGCAAGATCCAGCAACATATCGCCAAAATATGGAAAGATGCAGATGCTGCAGGTGAAAGATATTTCCCCCATGAATTCATGTACAAGCTCCTGCTGAGCAAAGTGATGGAAGAAGGATATGAGATCGATCCGAAAGATAGCTGGATGATCGCCGCTGCTGAAAAGAACCTGCCGATCATTGTTCCGGGTTGGGAAGACAGCACCATGGGCAATATCTTCGCGTCTTATGTGATCAAGAATGAAGTGAAAGCCACTACCATGAAGAGTGGTATCGAGTATATGGTTTGGCTGGCCGATTGGTACCGTCAAAACAGCGGAGGCAAAGGTGTTGGCTTCTTCCAGATCGGTGGCGGCATTGCAGGTGATTTCCCAATCTGTGTAGTGCCCATGATGTACCAGGATCTCGAATGGCATGATGTTCCGTTCTGGAGCTATTTCTGCCAGATCTCCGATTCCACCACCTCTTACGGATCTTACTCAGGCGCTGTGCCAAACGAGAAGATCACCTGGGGTAAGCTGGACATCCATACGCCCAAATTCATTGTTGAAAGTGATGCTACCATCGTAGCTCCATTAATATTCGCCTACCTCCTCGGCTGGTAA
- a CDS encoding acyl carrier protein phosphodiesterase, with protein sequence MNFLAHAYLSFDRPDILAGNMISDFVKGKKKFGYTTGIQKGIALHRDIDAFTDEHPATRAGADLFRPVYRLYGPAFIDVTFDHFLANDPGIFTEESLFDFSQQVYQTLERQYAIFPEKFQGMFPYMKSQNWLFFYRQRSGIARSFEGLVRRSAWLTDSGPAFEIFESHYTRLQDLYNQFFPALKAYAAGRLLQLDGE encoded by the coding sequence GTGAATTTTTTAGCCCACGCATACCTCTCGTTCGACCGGCCGGATATCCTCGCCGGCAATATGATCAGTGATTTTGTAAAAGGAAAAAAGAAGTTCGGCTATACCACCGGCATCCAAAAAGGCATTGCGCTTCACCGTGATATCGATGCTTTTACAGATGAGCATCCGGCTACCAGGGCAGGAGCCGATCTCTTCAGACCAGTCTACAGATTGTATGGTCCTGCTTTCATTGATGTAACCTTTGATCATTTTCTGGCCAATGATCCCGGCATCTTCACGGAAGAATCGCTTTTCGATTTTTCGCAGCAGGTCTACCAGACTCTGGAAAGGCAATACGCCATCTTTCCTGAAAAATTCCAGGGCATGTTCCCATATATGAAGTCCCAGAACTGGCTCTTCTTTTACAGGCAACGATCCGGCATCGCACGCAGTTTTGAAGGATTGGTGAGAAGATCGGCCTGGCTCACGGATTCCGGACCGGCATTCGAAATCTTCGAATCCCATTACACCCGGCTGCAAGATCTGTACAACCAGTTCTTCCCGGCCCTGAAAGCCTATGCTGCTGGAAGATTGCTGCAACTGGACGGAGAATAA
- a CDS encoding DUF2911 domain-containing protein, which produces MRFKSMLSGMKYRMMMFLLCAGIVTASAQTRPPAVDKSPMDMSYYPCNYPVLRIQNKVTEPLCARVVYSRPLKNGRSVFGELVEYGKIWRLGANEATEIELYKDATVKGNKLKKGRYTMYAIPTQDKWTVIFNRETDIWGAFQYDQAKDALRVDITPEKTQDPAEAFTMVFEKANSGANLIVMWDAVKASIPFTF; this is translated from the coding sequence TTGCGATTCAAATCAATGTTATCAGGTATGAAGTACAGGATGATGATGTTTCTTTTGTGCGCTGGAATTGTAACCGCTTCCGCCCAAACCAGGCCCCCCGCTGTAGACAAGTCGCCCATGGACATGAGCTACTACCCATGTAATTATCCCGTTTTACGCATCCAGAATAAAGTTACCGAACCACTTTGCGCCCGCGTGGTGTACAGCAGGCCTCTGAAGAATGGACGCTCTGTTTTCGGAGAACTGGTGGAATATGGAAAGATCTGGAGGCTCGGCGCCAATGAAGCAACCGAAATTGAACTTTATAAAGATGCAACGGTCAAAGGAAATAAATTGAAGAAAGGAAGGTATACCATGTATGCCATCCCCACTCAGGATAAATGGACCGTTATCTTCAACAGGGAAACCGACATCTGGGGCGCATTCCAGTACGATCAGGCAAAAGACGCACTGCGTGTGGACATTACCCCTGAAAAAACACAGGACCCTGCTGAAGCATTCACGATGGTTTTCGAAAAAGCCAATAGCGGCGCTAATCTCATCGTCATGTGGGATGCCGTGAAAGCTTCCATACCCTTTACATTTTAA
- a CDS encoding DUF2911 domain-containing protein codes for MFATRSNIFFIALLAGSLLGACETKQSKGSNTVTVNQHPAGNAADRLAQAGLDKSPMDMAYFPVEYPKLKMAHPNLEPPIARVIFSRPQKGGRTIFGEVVKYGSTWRMGANEATELEFFRDVTINGKTVPKGRYVLYAIPWENEWTMILNNDLYTWGLKIDSTKDVFKFNIPIARTNFPFEVFTMEFIPVEKGMQLVMEWDSVRAILPIKY; via the coding sequence ATGTTTGCAACCCGTTCTAATATCTTTTTCATTGCCCTGCTTGCCGGCAGCCTCCTTGGCGCTTGTGAAACCAAACAAAGCAAAGGAAGCAATACCGTTACCGTTAATCAGCACCCCGCAGGCAATGCCGCCGACCGTCTTGCTCAGGCAGGACTGGACAAGAGCCCGATGGATATGGCCTATTTCCCGGTTGAATATCCCAAACTGAAAATGGCGCATCCCAACCTTGAGCCGCCCATCGCCAGGGTGATCTTCAGCAGGCCGCAAAAAGGCGGCCGCACCATCTTCGGAGAAGTGGTCAAGTATGGCAGCACCTGGAGAATGGGCGCCAATGAAGCCACTGAGCTCGAATTCTTCAGAGACGTTACAATCAACGGCAAAACCGTGCCCAAAGGCCGTTATGTACTCTATGCCATTCCCTGGGAAAATGAATGGACGATGATCCTCAACAATGACCTCTATACCTGGGGGCTTAAAATAGATTCCACCAAAGACGTTTTCAAATTCAATATTCCCATCGCCAGGACCAACTTCCCTTTCGAAGTGTTCACCATGGAATTCATACCCGTGGAAAAAGGAATGCAACTGGTTATGGAATGGGATAGCGTAAGAGCAATACTGCCTATTAAGTATTAA
- the asnB gene encoding asparagine synthase (glutamine-hydrolyzing), which yields MCGIAGILSSNPSLVSPNRLQLMSAAIAHRGPDDADIRLYNNGSAGLAHRRLAIIDLSQAAAQPMEYLQRYHIVHNGEIYNYRELKQTLQQKGYQFSSHSDTEVILAAFDCYGHQCLEQFEGMFAFAIWDSKEQQLFAARDRFGEKPFFYYKDDDQFLFASEMKALWAAGVEKQVDEQMLYNYLTLGYIRHPGNPARSFYRNISQLPARHYLVYDLPSQLLSIHHYWDIDARQTDHSITTEKAIDRFRELFTQSVSNRLRSDVTVGTSLSGGLDSSSVLATVCELTNSPVHTFSAIFPGFARDESKHINTVVHQLGVASHDVQPSAANMLNDFGKVCYHQETPFQSSGTIAQFRVFQLAKQHGVTVLLDGQGADEILAGYHKYYQGFWQELGRNNRSLQQQEMQATKELGIAIGWGWKEQLAGKFPSFASAFLMRSKTRKQQHHPDLAPNFVEAYGQSHYARPHIDSLNGMLYYNSFLNGLEELLQYADRNSMAHGCEVRLPFLHHQLVEFIFSLPPTLKIRNGFTKWILRQAMQSKLPDSIVWRKDKTGFETPQQEWMQLPDVQDFAQEAKRTLVNKGILQPAVLHKKIQPLEIHAAENFDWRYLAAGTLLR from the coding sequence ATGTGTGGCATCGCAGGCATCTTATCTTCCAATCCTTCGCTGGTAAGCCCCAACAGGCTTCAACTGATGAGCGCTGCCATTGCGCACCGCGGACCTGATGACGCCGATATTCGGCTATATAATAACGGTAGTGCGGGACTGGCTCATCGCCGCCTGGCCATCATCGATCTCAGCCAGGCCGCCGCTCAGCCAATGGAATACCTCCAGCGATACCATATCGTGCACAACGGCGAGATCTACAATTACAGGGAACTCAAACAAACCCTTCAACAGAAAGGCTACCAGTTCTCTTCACATTCCGATACGGAAGTGATCCTCGCCGCATTCGATTGCTATGGCCACCAATGCCTGGAACAATTCGAAGGCATGTTTGCCTTTGCCATCTGGGATAGCAAAGAACAACAACTCTTCGCCGCCAGGGACCGCTTTGGAGAGAAGCCATTCTTTTATTACAAAGACGATGATCAATTTCTTTTCGCCAGTGAAATGAAAGCCCTCTGGGCCGCAGGCGTGGAAAAACAGGTGGACGAACAGATGCTGTACAACTACCTCACACTCGGATACATCCGGCATCCGGGCAATCCCGCCAGGAGCTTCTACAGGAATATTTCACAGCTGCCCGCAAGACACTACCTCGTATACGACCTGCCTTCACAATTACTTTCAATACATCATTACTGGGATATCGATGCAAGGCAAACGGATCATTCCATTACCACTGAAAAAGCGATTGACCGTTTCCGTGAGTTGTTCACACAATCGGTCAGCAACAGGCTGAGAAGCGATGTAACTGTTGGCACTTCTCTCAGCGGCGGGCTGGACAGTTCCTCTGTACTGGCCACTGTTTGTGAGCTCACCAATTCACCCGTACATACTTTCTCCGCTATCTTTCCGGGATTTGCAAGGGACGAATCGAAACATATCAACACTGTAGTTCATCAGCTTGGAGTGGCATCACACGATGTTCAACCATCTGCTGCCAATATGCTGAATGATTTCGGGAAGGTCTGTTATCACCAGGAAACTCCTTTTCAATCTTCAGGCACCATCGCGCAGTTCAGGGTATTCCAGCTGGCGAAACAACATGGGGTTACTGTATTGCTGGATGGACAAGGTGCAGATGAAATTTTAGCCGGCTACCATAAATATTACCAGGGCTTCTGGCAGGAACTGGGAAGGAATAACCGTTCACTGCAGCAACAGGAAATGCAGGCTACAAAAGAACTGGGCATCGCAATTGGTTGGGGATGGAAAGAACAACTCGCAGGCAAATTCCCTTCTTTTGCTTCAGCCTTTCTCATGAGATCAAAAACGAGGAAGCAGCAACATCATCCTGACCTTGCGCCAAACTTTGTTGAAGCCTACGGTCAGTCACATTATGCCCGCCCGCATATCGATTCATTGAATGGTATGCTGTACTATAACAGCTTTCTCAACGGACTGGAAGAACTGCTTCAATATGCAGACCGCAACTCTATGGCGCATGGCTGTGAAGTAAGACTTCCTTTCCTCCATCATCAATTAGTGGAATTTATTTTCAGCCTGCCACCCACACTCAAGATAAGAAATGGCTTTACCAAGTGGATCCTCCGCCAGGCTATGCAATCCAAACTACCCGATTCGATCGTATGGAGAAAAGATAAGACCGGATTTGAAACGCCGCAACAAGAGTGGATGCAGTTACCCGATGTGCAGGATTTTGCGCAGGAGGCAAAGCGGACATTAGTGAACAAAGGCATTCTTCAGCCTGCTGTCTTACATAAAAAAATTCAGCCGCTGGAAATCCATGCGGCTGAAAATTTCGACTGGAGATATCTGGCGGCCGGTACGTTGTTAAGATAG
- a CDS encoding cystathionine gamma-synthase, which translates to MKLATKFIHAGTEPDPSTGAIMTPIYQTSTYVQEAPGKNKGYEYARSQNPTRHALEEALAVIENGKHGLAFSSGVAATDAVLKLLVPGDEVVAGNDMYGGTYRLFTKIYEKAGIKFSFVDMTDTANISKAITPKTKLIWVETPTNPLLNVTDIAAVVAIGKAAKALVCVDNTFASPYLQNPLDLGADIVLHSATKYLGGHSDVIQGALVMNDDSLREQLYFIQKSCGAVPGPMDCFLVLRGIKTLHVRMQRHCENGIRIANFLRNHSKVGKVYWCGFEDHPGYAIASKQMRGFGGMMSFTLKDDSVATATKVLSSTKLFSLAESLGGVESLINHPASMTHASIPREERVKNGLSDSLIRLSVGIEDADDLIEDLRQAIEG; encoded by the coding sequence ATGAAGCTCGCAACTAAATTCATTCATGCCGGAACTGAACCGGACCCGTCAACCGGCGCCATCATGACGCCCATCTATCAGACCTCCACTTATGTTCAGGAAGCACCCGGCAAAAACAAGGGATATGAGTATGCACGCTCACAGAATCCCACCAGACATGCGCTGGAAGAAGCTCTGGCAGTGATCGAGAATGGAAAGCACGGACTGGCCTTCAGCAGCGGCGTAGCAGCTACCGATGCAGTATTGAAACTGCTGGTGCCCGGCGACGAAGTGGTTGCAGGCAATGATATGTACGGTGGCACTTATCGCCTGTTCACGAAAATTTACGAGAAAGCTGGTATCAAATTCAGCTTCGTGGATATGACAGACACCGCCAATATCAGCAAGGCCATCACTCCAAAAACAAAGCTGATCTGGGTTGAAACGCCTACCAATCCTTTGCTCAACGTTACAGATATCGCCGCAGTGGTGGCTATTGGCAAAGCAGCGAAAGCACTGGTTTGCGTAGACAATACGTTCGCTTCTCCCTATCTGCAGAACCCGCTGGATCTGGGTGCTGATATCGTGTTGCATTCCGCCACCAAGTATCTCGGCGGCCATAGCGATGTGATCCAGGGAGCACTGGTGATGAACGATGACTCCCTGCGCGAGCAACTCTACTTTATCCAAAAGAGCTGCGGAGCTGTGCCAGGGCCGATGGATTGCTTCCTCGTGCTGCGTGGTATCAAAACCCTGCATGTTCGTATGCAGCGTCATTGCGAGAATGGCATCAGGATTGCCAACTTCCTCCGCAATCATTCTAAAGTTGGAAAAGTGTACTGGTGCGGGTTTGAAGATCATCCCGGTTATGCTATCGCCTCCAAACAGATGCGTGGCTTTGGCGGTATGATGAGCTTCACACTGAAAGACGACAGCGTAGCTACCGCTACCAAAGTGTTATCGTCTACCAAACTCTTTTCCCTGGCCGAAAGCCTCGGAGGCGTTGAATCACTCATCAATCACCCCGCATCCATGACGCACGCCAGCATTCCCCGCGAAGAGCGCGTGAAGAACGGCCTGTCTGATTCTCTCATCAGGCTGAGCGTGGGCATCGAAGACGCGGATGATCTCATCGAAGACCTCCGCCAGGCAATTGAAGGATAA
- a CDS encoding TIGR02757 family protein — MTSTESLKAFLIKKAAEYNQPSFIKDDPISIPHLFSKQQDIEIAGFFASIFAWGNRTTIIKKTRELMELMDMAPHQFILDSSPQKLQQLTAFKHRTFNATDLLYFIEFLHQHYHAHKSLEAAFLKGMNKKDETIEFGLRGFYDYFFSLEDVPYRTRKHIATPARGSTCKRLSMYLRWMVRRDNKGVDFGIWKKISPAQLICPMDLHVARVAKKFDLLQRTQTDWLAALELTKWLRQLDPEDPARFDFALFGLGVMEKF, encoded by the coding sequence ATGACATCCACCGAATCGCTTAAAGCTTTCCTGATAAAGAAAGCGGCTGAATACAATCAGCCTTCTTTCATTAAAGACGACCCGATCTCTATTCCTCACCTGTTCTCCAAACAGCAGGACATAGAGATCGCGGGATTCTTTGCTTCCATCTTTGCCTGGGGTAACCGTACCACTATCATCAAAAAAACCAGAGAGCTGATGGAACTGATGGACATGGCCCCTCACCAGTTCATCCTCGATAGCAGCCCGCAAAAATTACAGCAGCTCACTGCCTTCAAACACCGAACTTTCAACGCCACGGACCTGCTCTACTTCATAGAGTTCCTCCACCAGCATTATCATGCGCACAAAAGCCTGGAAGCCGCCTTCCTCAAAGGCATGAATAAGAAAGATGAAACGATCGAATTTGGCCTGAGAGGATTCTATGATTATTTCTTTTCACTGGAAGATGTGCCTTACAGAACAAGGAAACATATCGCCACACCTGCAAGAGGCTCCACCTGCAAACGCCTCAGCATGTACCTCCGCTGGATGGTGCGCAGAGATAACAAAGGCGTGGATTTCGGCATCTGGAAAAAGATCTCGCCTGCTCAGCTTATCTGCCCCATGGACCTCCATGTGGCGCGGGTGGCCAAAAAGTTCGATCTCCTGCAACGTACTCAAACAGACTGGCTCGCTGCACTTGAGCTCACAAAATGGTTACGCCAGCTCGATCCCGAAGATCCTGCCCGCTTTGATTTCGCTTTATTCGGACTTGGTGTGATGGAGAAATTCTGA
- a CDS encoding outer membrane beta-barrel protein, giving the protein MRLSALLIAVLLFSAGVLQAQRTKYGVVNGTVLDSASRQPVEAATISVFLLQDSSLINYVLTNRKGQFQVKDVPIGKPCQLLISYNGLKSYTRPFSIAEDKADTTLPPIRLGKAVKELEEVMVVGLRPPMVIKKDTVEFNAGAFKTMPNAVLEDLVKQLPGIDVDKDGNLTMNGRKIEKITIDGKDFFGNDPQMALKNLPRSIIDKIQVTDNKTRQAQFNKTTTGDENKVLNLTLKKDQNQGWFGRAYGGYGSEDRYDAGGNMNMFNSEKQVSIIATANNTNRSSAGMGSFGISNAQSSLGGGGSGFTDTKTGGLNFSNVFSKKLTLASSYFYNRNFFENNTRTQRQYILAEDDLSIYDYHSLNTNSSTNNNHRLNVSIDYRPDSMTSLYLNGAYGKMKGYSGSVNDASSKGRTGTLLNTSFNELSGTNDGNDLVAEFFIGRRFKKEGRSLSLNLNYGSNNSNTNDLNKGNIWLLKQDGADSSSLLNQRSVLSSDNRNYGFSIGYTEPVAKDLSILFRYNYRVTDGNSDKNTGRFNDGTKEYDIIDSALTDAFTNRSVVSNPDVSLNYSKNNKYRINAGFGMQWMRQKNTSRIQEDMDQRFTNIFPTASIAWQFNKTGELSFFYSGSNQQPAPQQLQPVPDNSNPLYIIMGNPDLRPAFSHNFSLSVRQSKGTFYWYTSMNFSTTSNMIITETYFDELRRQVSRPLNMNGNYSTSGNATVSKTWKSKDFTFRANSSLGGSFNRNMSRIDKQDLESKSYGLNARLFLTGTYRDLLNLMPAYTVRFSDSKYSVVQNQDASSVTHSLSTDFFINWPKRLIIENNISYIYNSRIAPGFRKGVTSWNAAANYQMFKNKRGVLRFAIYDILKQNTNVNRTISQNYIQDVQVDVLQQYYLVSFLYTFQSFGGKKE; this is encoded by the coding sequence ATGCGGCTAAGTGCGTTGCTTATTGCAGTTTTATTGTTTTCGGCCGGCGTTCTCCAGGCACAACGTACAAAGTACGGCGTGGTGAATGGAACAGTGCTGGATTCTGCCAGCCGCCAACCGGTGGAGGCTGCTACCATTTCTGTATTCCTGCTCCAGGATTCCTCCCTCATCAATTACGTGCTCACCAACCGGAAAGGACAGTTCCAGGTAAAGGACGTGCCAATCGGCAAACCCTGCCAGTTACTCATCTCCTACAATGGCCTCAAGAGCTATACCCGGCCTTTCTCCATTGCTGAAGACAAAGCAGACACCACGCTGCCTCCAATTCGTTTAGGCAAGGCCGTGAAAGAACTGGAAGAAGTGATGGTGGTTGGACTGCGGCCTCCCATGGTGATCAAAAAAGATACGGTCGAATTCAATGCCGGCGCCTTTAAAACCATGCCCAACGCCGTGCTGGAAGATCTGGTGAAACAGTTGCCAGGCATCGATGTGGACAAAGACGGCAACCTCACCATGAATGGCAGAAAAATAGAAAAGATCACCATCGATGGAAAAGATTTCTTCGGCAATGATCCGCAAATGGCCCTGAAAAATCTTCCAAGAAGTATCATCGATAAGATACAGGTCACTGACAATAAAACCAGGCAGGCGCAGTTCAATAAAACCACCACCGGCGACGAAAACAAAGTACTGAACCTCACTTTGAAAAAAGACCAGAACCAGGGATGGTTCGGCCGCGCTTATGGTGGATACGGCTCTGAAGACCGCTATGATGCCGGAGGCAATATGAATATGTTCAACAGTGAGAAACAGGTAAGCATTATCGCCACTGCCAACAATACCAACCGCTCCAGCGCCGGCATGGGCAGCTTCGGAATCAGCAATGCACAGAGCAGCCTCGGCGGAGGCGGCTCGGGCTTCACCGATACAAAAACAGGAGGACTTAATTTCAGCAATGTGTTCAGCAAGAAACTCACTTTGGCCAGCAGCTATTTCTACAACAGGAATTTTTTCGAGAACAACACACGTACGCAAAGACAATACATCCTGGCTGAAGATGATCTCAGTATTTATGACTATCATTCCCTCAATACCAATTCCAGTACCAATAACAATCATCGTCTCAATGTGAGCATCGATTACAGGCCGGATTCAATGACCAGTCTTTACCTGAATGGAGCATACGGAAAAATGAAGGGATACTCCGGCTCCGTGAATGATGCCAGCTCAAAAGGAAGAACAGGCACCCTGCTCAATACAAGTTTCAATGAATTGAGCGGAACAAATGATGGCAATGATTTGGTTGCAGAATTCTTTATCGGAAGAAGATTCAAAAAAGAAGGGAGAAGCCTGTCCCTGAACCTGAATTACGGATCGAATAATTCCAATACGAATGACCTCAACAAGGGAAATATCTGGTTGCTGAAACAGGATGGGGCGGATTCTTCCAGCCTGCTGAACCAGCGTAGCGTGCTTTCCAGCGATAACAGGAATTATGGTTTTTCTATCGGTTATACAGAACCGGTAGCAAAGGATCTGAGCATCCTGTTCCGGTACAATTACCGGGTTACTGACGGAAACTCTGACAAGAATACCGGCCGCTTCAACGATGGAACCAAGGAGTACGATATCATTGATTCTGCATTGACCGATGCCTTCACCAATCGTTCAGTTGTAAGCAATCCCGATGTGAGCCTGAACTACTCGAAGAACAACAAATACAGGATCAATGCAGGGTTTGGCATGCAATGGATGCGCCAAAAAAATACATCGCGGATACAGGAGGATATGGACCAGCGATTCACCAATATCTTCCCCACAGCCAGCATCGCCTGGCAGTTCAACAAAACGGGTGAGCTTTCATTTTTCTACAGCGGCAGTAACCAGCAACCAGCTCCCCAGCAATTGCAACCTGTTCCGGATAACAGCAATCCGTTGTACATCATTATGGGGAATCCCGATCTGCGCCCGGCTTTCAGTCACAACTTCAGTTTATCCGTCAGACAATCCAAAGGCACTTTCTATTGGTATACTTCCATGAATTTTTCTACCACTTCCAACATGATCATTACAGAAACATATTTCGATGAACTGAGAAGACAGGTAAGCAGGCCACTGAACATGAACGGAAATTACTCCACATCAGGAAATGCAACAGTGAGCAAGACATGGAAATCGAAAGACTTTACCTTTCGCGCAAACTCCAGTCTGGGCGGATCTTTCAACCGGAATATGTCCAGGATCGATAAGCAGGATCTGGAATCGAAGTCATACGGATTGAATGCAAGATTGTTCCTGACCGGTACGTACAGGGACCTGCTCAACCTGATGCCTGCTTATACTGTCCGCTTCAGTGATTCAAAGTACAGTGTTGTGCAGAACCAGGACGCATCGAGTGTTACACATAGCCTCTCAACAGATTTTTTCATCAACTGGCCGAAGCGGCTGATCATCGAAAACAATATCTCCTATATCTACAACAGCCGCATTGCGCCCGGATTCAGGAAGGGCGTTACCAGCTGGAATGCAGCTGCCAATTACCAGATGTTCAAAAATAAAAGGGGAGTACTTCGGTTTGCCATCTACGATATACTCAAACAGAACACCAATGTGAACAGGACTATTTCACAGAACTATATCCAGGATGTTCAGGTGGATGTATTGCAACAATATTATTTGGTGAGCTTTCTCTATACCTTCCAGAGTTTTGGAGGTAAGAAGGAATGA
- a CDS encoding GNAT family N-acetyltransferase, whose product MNVIEVNDSLSAREFIEFPGKLYRTDSNWISPLHNDVEAVFDPNRNVFFSHGVCTRWLLKNSQGETIGRIAAFVNEEKAHKNQQPTGGVGFFECINDQKAAFLLFDTAKEWLRKHGMQAMDGPINFGENDKFWGLLIEGFKPPSLGMNYNPSYYIDFFEAYGFKKQYDQFTNFLDATIPLPERFTKIADWVMKKPGYSFKHFDKRQFDKFAADFQEIYNNAWSDFENFTPIEMGTIKESFRQMQAIMDEKIIWFAYYRDEPIAFVLCLPDVNQILRHVNGKLNLWGKLKFLWYKKRTTIDRLRIIIMGCKKKYQNHGIESALIRCLQLEVLPRNTIKGVELAWVGDFNDKMMSIHEATGAKRDKIHRTYRVVF is encoded by the coding sequence ATGAACGTCATAGAGGTAAATGACTCCCTTTCTGCGAGGGAGTTTATTGAATTCCCGGGGAAATTATACAGGACCGACTCTAATTGGATCAGCCCGCTTCACAACGATGTTGAGGCAGTTTTTGATCCAAACAGGAATGTATTTTTCTCACATGGCGTTTGTACCCGCTGGCTGCTCAAAAACAGTCAGGGCGAAACTATCGGCCGCATTGCCGCATTCGTGAATGAAGAAAAAGCACACAAGAACCAGCAGCCCACCGGTGGTGTCGGTTTTTTCGAATGCATCAACGACCAGAAAGCGGCTTTCCTCCTCTTCGATACCGCCAAAGAATGGCTCAGAAAGCACGGCATGCAAGCCATGGACGGCCCCATCAATTTTGGTGAGAACGACAAATTCTGGGGACTGCTCATTGAAGGATTTAAGCCACCCAGCCTGGGCATGAACTACAATCCTTCCTACTACATCGATTTCTTCGAAGCCTATGGCTTCAAAAAACAATACGACCAGTTCACCAATTTCCTGGATGCCACCATTCCCTTGCCGGAAAGGTTCACCAAAATTGCCGACTGGGTAATGAAAAAACCCGGCTACAGTTTCAAACATTTCGATAAACGCCAGTTCGATAAATTCGCCGCAGATTTCCAGGAGATCTACAACAATGCCTGGAGCGATTTCGAGAATTTCACGCCGATTGAGATGGGCACCATCAAGGAAAGTTTCCGTCAAATGCAGGCCATCATGGATGAGAAGATCATCTGGTTCGCTTATTACCGCGATGAACCGATTGCTTTTGTACTCTGTCTTCCTGATGTGAACCAGATCCTCCGTCATGTGAACGGCAAACTCAATCTCTGGGGAAAGCTTAAATTCCTCTGGTACAAGAAACGTACAACCATCGACAGGCTCCGCATCATCATCATGGGATGCAAGAAGAAATACCAGAATCACGGTATCGAATCAGCGCTGATCCGCTGCCTCCAGCTGGAAGTATTACCACGCAATACCATCAAGGGTGTAGAACTGGCCTGGGTAGGCGACTTCAATGATAAGATGATGAGCATCCATGAAGCCACAGGCGCTAAAAGAGATAAGATCCACAGGACCTACCGCGTTGTTTTTTGA